The following are encoded together in the Acetobacter vaccinii genome:
- a CDS encoding prephenate dehydrogenase/arogenate dehydrogenase family protein codes for MVDDTAFIFDTLVVVGPGLIGSSVLRRARAGHRLARRLIAVDSSPAVCQRVMELGIADEATTDAAAAAAQADCVMLCVPVGVMGDVAAQVLPFMRPGAVLTDVGSTKVSVIEAISPVLRADVPYVPSHPMAGTEFSGPDAGLVDLFENRWCLLTPLDNTPASAIEAVRELWQRCGARLREMTPAHHDRVCAIVSHLPHLLAFTICGTADDLAGETRSEVLDFAASGFRDFTRIAASDPVMWRDIFLANREALLEMLGRFMEDAQAMARAIRWGDADYIVDRIERGREIRKSLIEKQQA; via the coding sequence TTGGTTGATGACACTGCTTTTATTTTTGACACGCTGGTGGTGGTCGGGCCGGGGCTGATTGGCTCATCCGTCCTGCGGCGTGCGCGGGCGGGGCACAGGCTGGCCCGCCGACTGATTGCTGTGGATAGCAGCCCGGCTGTATGCCAGCGCGTGATGGAGCTGGGCATTGCTGATGAGGCAACAACGGATGCCGCAGCCGCAGCCGCACAGGCTGATTGCGTCATGCTGTGTGTGCCGGTCGGGGTGATGGGGGATGTGGCGGCCCAGGTGTTGCCTTTCATGCGCCCCGGGGCGGTGCTGACGGATGTTGGCTCTACCAAGGTTTCGGTGATTGAGGCCATAAGCCCCGTCCTGCGGGCCGATGTGCCGTATGTGCCCTCTCATCCAATGGCGGGCACCGAGTTTTCCGGCCCGGATGCCGGTCTGGTGGACCTGTTTGAAAACCGCTGGTGCCTGCTGACCCCGCTGGACAATACGCCTGCCAGCGCGATCGAGGCCGTGCGGGAACTCTGGCAGCGCTGCGGCGCGCGCCTGCGGGAAATGACACCGGCACATCATGACAGGGTCTGTGCCATTGTCAGCCATCTGCCCCATCTGCTGGCCTTTACCATCTGCGGCACGGCTGATGATCTGGCAGGGGAAACGCGCTCCGAAGTGCTGGATTTTGCAGCATCGGGCTTTAGGGATTTTACGCGTATTGCGGCGTCAGACCCCGTGATGTGGCGTGATATTTTTCTGGCCAATCGAGAAGCCCTGCTGGAAATGCTTGGCCGCTTTATGGAAGATGCCCAGGCCATGGCCCGAGCCATCCGCTGGGGTGATGCCGATTATATCGTGGACCGCATAGAGCGTGGGCGCGAAATCAGAAAAAGCCTGATCGAAAAGCAGCAGGCCTGA
- the hpnA gene encoding hopanoid-associated sugar epimerase has product MTAQTLVTGATGFVGSAVARALHARGHSLRLMVREGSDRRNIADIPADLVEGDLSRPDTFARAVEGCRYVFHVAADYRLWVPDPAPMMTANVEGTRLLMLAAQAAGVERIVYCSSVAALGLIGDGSIADETTPVREHAVIGIYKRSKYRAEQDVLRLVRERGLPAVIVNPSTPVGPRDIKPTPTGQMILDCAAGRMPAYVDTGVNIVHVDDVAEGHVLALERGQIGEKYILGGENFLLRDLFAMVSEIAHVPPPRISLPQEVIWPVAVVSEWLSRSFGITPRVTREMLAMSRKKMFFSSDKAIHELGYAPRPAHTAVEDAITWFRDNGMLKA; this is encoded by the coding sequence ATGACAGCCCAAACGCTTGTGACCGGCGCCACTGGTTTTGTTGGCTCCGCCGTAGCACGCGCCCTGCACGCGCGCGGACACTCCCTTCGGCTTATGGTGCGCGAAGGCAGCGACAGACGGAACATTGCCGACATCCCCGCCGACCTGGTGGAAGGGGACCTGTCCCGCCCCGACACCTTTGCCCGCGCGGTGGAGGGGTGCCGCTATGTCTTCCATGTCGCAGCCGACTACCGGCTGTGGGTACCCGACCCCGCCCCCATGATGACAGCCAATGTCGAAGGCACCCGCCTGCTGATGCTGGCGGCACAGGCCGCCGGGGTTGAGCGCATTGTCTATTGCTCCTCCGTTGCGGCTCTGGGACTGATCGGGGATGGCAGCATTGCCGATGAGACCACCCCCGTGCGCGAACATGCCGTTATCGGCATTTACAAGCGCTCCAAATACCGGGCGGAGCAGGATGTGCTGCGTCTGGTGCGCGAACGCGGCCTGCCTGCGGTTATTGTCAACCCGTCCACCCCCGTTGGCCCGCGTGACATCAAACCCACCCCCACCGGGCAGATGATTCTGGATTGCGCGGCAGGCCGCATGCCCGCCTATGTCGATACCGGCGTGAACATCGTGCATGTGGATGACGTAGCCGAGGGCCATGTGCTGGCACTCGAACGCGGCCAGATTGGTGAGAAATACATTCTGGGCGGGGAAAACTTTCTCCTGCGTGACCTGTTCGCCATGGTGTCCGAGATCGCGCATGTTCCACCGCCGCGCATCAGCCTGCCGCAGGAGGTCATCTGGCCTGTTGCCGTAGTGTCAGAATGGCTGTCACGCAGCTTTGGCATTACCCCCCGCGTCACGCGGGAGATGCTGGCCATGTCGCGCAAGAAAATGTTCTTTTCGTCCGACAAAGCCATCCACGAACTCGGTTACGCCCCCCGCCCGGCCCACACAGCGGTGGAGGACGCCATTACCTGGTTCCGCGACAACGGCATGCTCAAAGCGTAA
- a CDS encoding lysylphosphatidylglycerol synthase domain-containing protein, whose protein sequence is MSWPDRAWVLKKLTVFLTFLGLVAITAAMAWSGFDSVLRAVLSIGFGGFLVVICCQMVVNGVLGLAWHAAFPEIGYLRLLGARMVRDAAATCLPFSQVGGMVLGVRATCFRAGSSGRAIDLPEATCANLVDITTEVMGQVVFVLLAVASLVAYQRSNPLVVPVICGAVFLVLGVAGFIWTQRNGGNLLRRFGGAFTRSMAGQWHDGLLSGMDTMQERLEAAWSRPWHIAASAAYHLVGWLGGAGMLWLTAGYLGVHLTFSHAVAVEGVACAIMSVGFLVPGSLGVQEGAYMALGHAFGIEASVSLGLSLLRRGRELVIGIPVLLIWQVLEMRGLRRRQALAAGASAAAPAQGEDTHLG, encoded by the coding sequence GTGTCATGGCCAGATAGAGCTTGGGTCTTGAAGAAGCTTACGGTTTTTCTCACTTTTCTCGGGCTTGTAGCCATCACTGCCGCTATGGCGTGGAGCGGTTTCGATTCCGTTCTGCGGGCTGTCCTGAGTATAGGGTTTGGCGGTTTTCTGGTGGTTATCTGCTGCCAGATGGTGGTGAACGGCGTGCTCGGTCTGGCCTGGCACGCGGCTTTTCCCGAAATCGGATATCTGCGGCTGCTGGGCGCGCGTATGGTGCGCGATGCGGCAGCAACATGCCTGCCTTTCTCGCAAGTAGGGGGGATGGTGCTGGGCGTGCGCGCCACGTGCTTCCGTGCTGGCTCCTCCGGGCGGGCGATCGACCTGCCGGAAGCGACCTGCGCCAATCTGGTGGATATTACGACCGAGGTCATGGGGCAGGTCGTGTTCGTGCTGCTGGCTGTGGCATCGCTTGTGGCGTATCAGCGCTCCAACCCGCTGGTGGTGCCGGTTATCTGCGGGGCGGTTTTCCTTGTGCTGGGTGTGGCTGGTTTTATCTGGACCCAGCGCAATGGTGGCAACCTGCTGCGCCGCTTTGGTGGTGCGTTTACCCGCAGCATGGCCGGGCAGTGGCATGACGGCCTGCTGAGCGGCATGGACACCATGCAGGAGCGGCTGGAGGCGGCATGGAGTCGCCCCTGGCATATCGCGGCCTCTGCTGCCTACCACCTTGTCGGGTGGCTGGGTGGGGCTGGCATGCTCTGGCTGACCGCGGGCTATCTGGGTGTGCATCTGACCTTTTCCCACGCTGTGGCGGTTGAGGGCGTGGCCTGCGCCATTATGTCGGTCGGCTTTCTGGTGCCCGGTAGTCTGGGCGTGCAGGAAGGGGCCTACATGGCACTGGGCCATGCGTTTGGTATCGAGGCGTCGGTCTCTCTTGGCCTGTCGCTGCTGCGGCGTGGGCGCGAACTGGTGATTGGTATTCCTGTGCTGTTGATCTGGCAGGTGTTGGAAATGCGCGGTCTGCGGCGCAGGCAGGCGCTGGCGGCTGGAGCCAGCGCTGCGGCCCCTGCCCAGGGGGAGGACACACACCTTGGTTGA